One stretch of Desulfovibrio sp. UCD-KL4C DNA includes these proteins:
- the lgt gene encoding prolipoprotein diacylglyceryl transferase, with translation MIVLPEFETTAFHIGPLKANWYGLMYMIGFSLAWLLGRYRASKPTNNWTPIQVDDLITWLVVGLVLGARIGYCLIYEPGYFLAHPSDIIAVWKGGMSFHGGAIGVAVVAWRFAKSTGRTTLDVGDFMTPLAPLGLLCGRMGNFINGELWGRVTDMPWGMVFPSQRAGNLPRHPSQLYEGGLEGLLLFLILWFWSSKPRPRGTTTGLFLIGYGLFRAFVEFFRQPDPQLGFIAFGWLTMGQLLCVPMILLGLILFVWGIKKGPIPPAAKV, from the coding sequence ATGATTGTTTTACCGGAATTTGAGACGACAGCTTTTCATATCGGACCGCTTAAGGCTAACTGGTACGGTCTTATGTATATGATAGGTTTCTCGCTTGCGTGGCTGCTTGGGCGCTATCGCGCTTCTAAGCCCACGAATAACTGGACTCCAATACAGGTTGATGACCTTATCACATGGTTGGTTGTAGGGTTGGTGCTGGGCGCACGAATCGGTTATTGCCTTATATATGAACCGGGTTATTTTTTAGCCCATCCTTCTGATATAATAGCTGTGTGGAAAGGCGGAATGTCTTTTCATGGTGGAGCCATAGGGGTTGCTGTTGTTGCGTGGAGATTTGCTAAATCTACCGGTAGAACTACTCTTGATGTAGGTGACTTTATGACTCCGCTTGCCCCGTTAGGGTTGCTGTGCGGAAGAATGGGTAACTTTATAAACGGTGAACTATGGGGAAGAGTTACGGATATGCCTTGGGGAATGGTTTTTCCGAGTCAGCGTGCCGGAAATTTACCTCGTCATCCTTCTCAGCTTTATGAAGGTGGCCTTGAGGGATTACTTCTGTTTTTAATTTTGTGGTTTTGGTCATCAAAACCGCGCCCAAGAGGAACTACAACAGGATTATTTTTAATAGGATACGGACTATTTAGAGCATTTGTTGAATTTTTCAGACAACCTGACCCACAGCTAGGGTTTATTGCTTTTGGGTGGTTGACTATGGGGCAACTGTTATGCGTTCCTATGATTTTGCTTGGACTTATATTGTTTGTCTGGGGAATTAAGAAAGGTCCTATACCGCCAGCCGCCAAGGTTTAA
- a CDS encoding sodium-dependent transporter — protein MTDKQQNSGRSGRDAFTSSLGMLAATLGSAVGLGNIWKFPSMTGSNGGASFLFVYLACTIVVGLPIMISEIMLGRKVKANAITTLRKLSPKGQPWGIVGISGVVAAFLILCFYTEVAGWVFAYIFKGLSGSVLTTDPKIASAAFVSLISNPVQAIAWQWFVIIFVSVIITFGISKGIEKVTMRLMPILFLLLLVICARSLTLPGAEKGLEFLFAPDFSKITGSVILMAMGLAFFKLSIGMGTMMTYGSYFKDSQNIPLTAGRVVLADLVISLLAGIAIFPAVFAYGFDVSAGPSLLFITIPAVFASMPMGQFFAVLFFILAAVASTGAMLSLFEVPVAYLCEARQMSRKAATMTTALLVMILGAPAALSSSLTQDVKIFGMTCFDLFDFLSSNLCMPAGGLLICIFTGWIFGKDKFKAELTNHGIIKNEMIINSLFFLIRYVSPLLVAIVMLNMLKVF, from the coding sequence ATGACAGATAAACAGCAAAATTCAGGACGTTCAGGAAGAGATGCATTCACATCAAGCCTTGGGATGCTTGCCGCAACTTTAGGATCAGCTGTTGGACTTGGAAATATCTGGAAATTCCCGTCAATGACCGGATCTAACGGAGGAGCAAGTTTTCTTTTTGTATATCTGGCCTGTACTATTGTTGTAGGCCTACCGATAATGATCTCTGAAATTATGCTTGGACGTAAAGTAAAAGCAAACGCAATCACGACCTTACGTAAACTATCCCCCAAAGGACAGCCGTGGGGAATCGTCGGTATTTCCGGCGTAGTTGCAGCTTTTTTAATTCTCTGCTTCTACACAGAAGTGGCTGGATGGGTTTTCGCCTACATATTCAAGGGGCTATCCGGCTCTGTCCTTACAACTGACCCGAAAATAGCTTCAGCTGCATTTGTATCGCTTATATCTAACCCTGTACAGGCTATAGCTTGGCAATGGTTTGTAATAATTTTTGTATCGGTAATAATTACTTTCGGTATATCAAAAGGTATCGAAAAAGTTACTATGAGATTGATGCCGATTCTCTTCTTATTGCTACTTGTTATCTGCGCCAGAAGCTTAACTTTACCAGGGGCTGAAAAAGGACTTGAATTTCTTTTTGCACCAGACTTCTCAAAGATAACTGGCTCTGTAATTCTCATGGCAATGGGGCTTGCATTCTTCAAGCTTTCCATCGGGATGGGAACAATGATGACTTACGGCTCATACTTCAAAGATTCCCAGAACATCCCGCTAACAGCCGGACGCGTTGTGCTAGCTGACCTTGTAATCTCACTGCTTGCCGGTATTGCAATCTTCCCAGCAGTATTTGCATATGGTTTTGATGTTTCTGCAGGGCCGTCTTTGCTTTTCATCACAATTCCTGCTGTATTCGCATCCATGCCTATGGGCCAGTTCTTTGCGGTTCTTTTCTTTATACTCGCTGCTGTAGCCTCTACAGGCGCAATGCTATCTCTATTTGAAGTTCCAGTTGCCTATCTTTGCGAAGCACGTCAAATGTCACGTAAGGCCGCTACCATGACCACGGCTTTACTGGTCATGATTCTCGGTGCACCTGCGGCACTCTCAAGCAGCCTGACTCAAGATGTTAAAATCTTCGGTATGACCTGCTTTGACCTTTTTGATTTCCTATCCTCCAACCTCTGTATGCCTGCAGGTGGCTTGCTCATCTGTATATTCACAGGATGGATATTTGGAAAAGACAAGTTTAAAGCAGAACTCACTAATCACGGAATTATTAAAAATGAGATGATAATTAATTCTTTGTTCTTTCTCATTAGATATGTAAGCCCGCTGCTTGTCGCAATAGTCATGCTCAATATGCTTAAGGTTTTTTAA